The DNA window ttttttgctcttaaaatcaTCCCTCGATTATTCAAAGATACCCCTGTTAGTCCCTCAAATGATTCcgacataaaaaaaatcatacatgACATCTCAATTGGGGTAATTTTTACACCTATTATTCCACTTGGTTTAAATTTTACACCTGTCAACTCACGAAATCCCCAAAATACCTAACTTTTCAAAATCCCCAAACTATTTTTTTGTATAGTTTAAGCACTAAAAGTGCTAGACAATAATAGTTTATGGATAATATCGATCATGTTTGTCAACTAGGATTACTTTGATATGTCAAATAGATGTTATGTTGGATTTTTCTGACTactctctcacttgaaggacgaaataGATACCATTCAACAGTTGAAGGACGAAGTTAAGAGCAAAAAAGTTTGaggacgaaagtgaaactaggggtatagttgagggacaaaaTGTTATATTTTAAGTGGTTCTGCTACACCACATCACATACGATGTATTGTACCAAAATCAATAGGACTGTGTCAATTAACATGCAGTTGATACTTTaatgttttgaaatttgaattgtaaaTTACATATCTTTATTCTCAACTACTCATATAATGTCACCAATTGTTAGTGAATTGCCATCATCAATTATTAACATGCGGTTGATACTTTTTTGAAATTTACAAACTACATATCTTAATTCTCAACTACTCATGCAATGTCACCAACTGTTTGTGAATTATCATTGTCCTATTGATTTCGGTGCACCAAATCAACATGTGACATGGTGTGCCAGAATCtttgaatgattttttaaaaacttgAGCTTTGTCCATGAACGGGTAAGTTAAACAACACCCGTACACTAGGGACAAGCAAAATGTAAACAAAACTTACCTCTCCTTTGCTTTATTTGATGATTTCTGTCTAGGAGAGATTAAATTTTAGTTCATCGCTAAAGGAAGTGTGTTTATTTACAGAGTCACTGCAATAACCATTAACTGTGCAAGTGAATAAATATAAGGTGGCATCATGTTTTTGGCTTTGAAAGGCTATTTGGCAAAAAAACACATCTAGATAAATATGATTGAGCTTGGAACAATATTCTAAAAACTCATCTTCTATTCAACTTTATTTTTCCAAAGAGTGTGGCAAAGCAATATAGGTAAACATCAGCCCTGGAAAGTAGCAACCCTTGTCTGCACGGGCCGGGCTAGAGGAAGACCAAATTCAATAATTGTTTCACTTTTGCGCTGGATGTAACCCGCGATCAATAAGAGccggggtttttttttttaaacaagacAAGGGTGATTCAAACTCTTATCACTAGGATGATACACACTAATGAGAGCCGTTTTGGATTGCTCTTTAGCTAGAAAAAAATGACATTGCTATGTATCTCCTGACTTCTCAATTTCTTGATTTAATTCATGTGGTCCTCCTTAATTATGATCCAACCCTAACTAAGAGAATGTATAATTTATAagcatatttttaatattatttatatacgGCCGGTCTAGGGCAGGAAGCTCGATCCAAACCATTGGGCCTAGCCTGGTCCGACCAAATGCATTGAACATAGATTTTTCCTCCAAACCCGTTCTTTTCGTGTACTTTGAATCAATGCACTGGTTCAATCAGATAACAAACCATTCATTGGTACGATTCAACGTAAAATATCAAGTTGAATAGTGTCAATCCAACCGATTTTATTGATATTGAATTGGTGTTAGATACGttttacaaatatttttttaattttctaaaactaaaattgatgttttagtTTATAGAGGAACTATCTATGGTAGACGTCTGTGCATTAAACTATTGCAGGTGCAGACCAGGCACTTAATAATGGAGTAGACTAGTGCTTAGTGTGGTAACTTGTTATGGTAAGAAACTAAGAAGAGGCTTAAGAAAGCAAAAGCACAGAGAGCTAGCTAGCTCGTAGGATTTGTGATCAACTTTAGTCTGAGATGTGAAAGCTACAGTTCAGTCGTCCAGTCAAAGTTTCtcaatgaatatatatacaattGATCATTGTCCTTTCTTCCGAAACATATAGGTCTCTCTTATAGCTAGAGTTGGCCAATTTCTGGCTCTCTCATAGCATCTTAGACACACACAATGCCAAGGGCATGGGACACTATGGGAGAGTTGCTATCAACCATCAAGCCATTAACCACCCCCCTGCACTGCACCACGTGATCTGTGTCACCGCaaagttgggaaaaaaaatagtcCTCAAACTGTACTAGTACCACTAGGGTTTTTTCATATTTGTTCTCCTCGAATTTGTATGCCTTcattttcatctctctctctctctctctatatatatatatatagatatagatatatatctatctatctaagCTGCACCACACACTTggttaattttttcttttaaaaaaaaggacaaagaaaAGGACCTTATATCTATCTTCATTAATTATTAGGTATATCCTCAGTATCAATGTTTCTTTCAAGCAGCTTCTTCTCATACAACCAATCCATGAACACTAATGGAAACCCTAGCTCCTCCATACATGAAGAAATTAACATTAGCCCAGCACCATTCTTGGAGTTTACCGCACCATTTCTTGACATTAATGATGATCAAGATCATTTTCCTTTGAGTGATTTGAGTCACTTGTtatcacaacaacaacaacagatgCAGGGGTCAAAGTCTGGTGAGATAGTAATGGAGGTTCATGATGATGTGGCCACAAATTTAATCACAAGAAGTAGTACTGCTGGGAAGAAGACGTCAATTAGTAGTAAAAGGAGGAGTGGGAAGAAGGACAGGCACAGCAAGATCTACACTGCTCAGGGACAAAGAGATAGGAGAATGAGACTGTCACTCCCAATTGCAAGGAAGTTCTTTGATCTCCAAGACATTTTGGGTTTTGACAAAGCAAGCAAAACCATTGAGTGGCTCTTCTCTAAATCAAAGGCTGCTATCAAGGATCTCACTACCTGTGCTGCTGCAgctgctggtggtggtggtactACTCATGATGGAGAGGTGGAGGTGGGTGATGGTGAGTCTTGTGGAAATGTTATTggtggagagaagaagaagaagagcaaaaaAATGGCTAAACTAAAACAAGGGGTGGTACAATTATTGCACACAAGAGAGTCGAGGGACAAGGCAAGGGCAAGAGCAAGGGAGAGGACAATGGAGAAAATGAAGATCAAACTGGATTTGGGCCAAAAAATGAATGAAGCACCAAGTCATGATGAGTTCCTAGGGAATAAGATGGCTTCAGTCAACATAATGGAGAAACTCTTGGGCACTACTACTGATCCAGGTTCAATTTTCAATTGCAGTACTACTGACAACATTGGGATCTCAAGATCAGCTGGGACTAAATCCAAGGATGTGATGATTCCTGCAAATTGGGGCATCTACAATGATTCATATTATTGTGCACTCAAAAGCACAATACCTTCACCAGGTAAtgctgatcatcatcatcaagaacAAAGCCCTAGTGCAATTTTTATGACCAACCCAAATGGCCaacaacaaaaccctaatttgaaTTCTCCAATGCAAAACCCTAATTCAGTACTTTACCCCTCCTTCTCAGAACAAAACCCTGCAGGTTACTATCCCGGCCTCACCTCATCAGAGATTGTTTTGCATTCTGATCATCAATTCTTGCAGCAGGAAAACCCCTTCTCCGGAAATTCTAATTTTCCCAGCAAATATGGCTGCTTATATTAGAATCATGAGGAAGAGAAAACCCTTTTTTTCCCTGAAGAGAATGAGGTAACAAAAGTTTGGTTTGATGGTTTTGATTTCTCTTCAATGAACATGTTACCGGTAGTGGAATGAAGATCATGAACTCTCACCATCTCCAGAAATCAAAAATTCCGACAGTATTCAACATGCACCAATTAAATTGTAAAACATTTTATACTGGCAATATGTCATGGATGATTCAATGAGCGTGctatatatattttcattaattacACCTCATTCTTCCTCAAATCTCACTTCAATAATTAATTAGGTATGCAGCTGCTGTTAACTTTCTTCTAGGACccatcaca is part of the Tripterygium wilfordii isolate XIE 37 chromosome 7, ASM1340144v1, whole genome shotgun sequence genome and encodes:
- the LOC120002513 gene encoding transcription factor TCP12-like; translated protein: MFLSSSFFSYNQSMNTNGNPSSSIHEEINISPAPFLEFTAPFLDINDDQDHFPLSDLSHLLSQQQQQMQGSKSGEIVMEVHDDVATNLITRSSTAGKKTSISSKRRSGKKDRHSKIYTAQGQRDRRMRLSLPIARKFFDLQDILGFDKASKTIEWLFSKSKAAIKDLTTCAAAAAGGGGTTHDGEVEVGDGESCGNVIGGEKKKKSKKMAKLKQGVVQLLHTRESRDKARARARERTMEKMKIKLDLGQKMNEAPSHDEFLGNKMASVNIMEKLLGTTTDPGSIFNCSTTDNIGISRSAGTKSKDVMIPANWGIYNDSYYCALKSTIPSPGNADHHHQEQSPSAIFMTNPNGQQQNPNLNSPMQNPNSVLYPSFSEQNPAGYYPGLTSSEIVLHSDHQFLQQENPFSGNSNFPSKYGCLY